In Gemmatimonadaceae bacterium, one DNA window encodes the following:
- a CDS encoding BON domain-containing protein yields MAPFRYHDEDSTSQGMLYLLAGAVAGFAAGVVVSQRSGALRELPGKIRDLFAGDEAEGLLGDEEFEGDEDDEFDLQDRSDRSDFAETGVGIASASDDYDDLDVDGSMELEERVLEAFSNDPILQERPIDIGAISEGIIELTGWVNADSEVTHAVTLARGVPGVDTVVNRVAIRPEEDLRDATAQKYENGDPTLTEAHWEGQSVGTGRRRQGNSSEFDRHADPRPALEDRWNSESAALDEAVDDIAGFAEARKPPVKRGKKGNRAGGSAVAPTGVPKADHVTEPTKGNGRAD; encoded by the coding sequence ATGGCTCCGTTCCGTTACCACGACGAAGATTCCACGTCGCAGGGAATGCTGTATTTACTCGCCGGAGCGGTCGCGGGTTTCGCGGCCGGTGTGGTGGTCTCCCAGCGCTCGGGCGCGCTGCGCGAGCTTCCCGGAAAAATTCGCGACCTCTTCGCCGGTGACGAAGCGGAAGGGCTCCTCGGAGACGAGGAGTTCGAGGGGGACGAGGACGACGAGTTCGATCTGCAGGACCGATCGGACCGGTCCGACTTCGCCGAGACGGGAGTGGGCATCGCCTCGGCCAGCGACGACTACGACGATCTCGACGTCGACGGCTCGATGGAGCTGGAAGAGCGCGTGCTCGAAGCGTTCAGCAACGATCCCATACTGCAGGAGCGTCCGATCGACATCGGCGCGATCAGCGAGGGGATCATCGAGCTGACGGGGTGGGTGAACGCCGATTCCGAAGTCACGCACGCGGTCACTCTCGCGCGCGGAGTGCCCGGGGTGGATACGGTCGTGAATCGCGTCGCGATCCGGCCGGAAGAAGACCTGCGCGATGCCACCGCGCAGAAGTACGAGAACGGCGATCCCACGCTCACCGAGGCGCATTGGGAGGGCCAGAGCGTCGGAACCGGGAGGCGGCGCCAGGGCAACTCCTCGGAATTCGACCGCCACGCCGACCCGCGGCCGGCGCTGGAGGACCGCTGGAACAGCGAGTCGGCCGCGCTGGACGAAGCGGTCGACGACATCGCCGGGTTTGCCGAAGCCAGGAAGCCGCCCGTAAAGCGCGGCAAGAAAGGGAATAGAGCCGGCGGGTCCGCTGTTGCTCCGACCGGCGTTCCGAAAGCGGATCACGTGACCGAGCCAACGAAGGGGAACGGCCGGGCGGACTAG